One genomic segment of Chelonia mydas isolate rCheMyd1 chromosome 1, rCheMyd1.pri.v2, whole genome shotgun sequence includes these proteins:
- the LOC102936097 gene encoding olfactory receptor 52D1, whose amino-acid sequence MAAFNLSRFDPSTFFLTGIPGLEVAHIWISIPFSMFYVISLLGNFTVLFVVGKEQNLHKPMYLLLCMLALTDIGMSTSVVPKALCIFWFNLNSITVGGCLTQMFFLHVVFAVQSAVLVTMAFDRYIAICNPLRYSTILTNARIAKLGLVGLIRAVLFILPLPLLLSRQPFCANRIIPHTYCEHMAVAQISCGDTTVNRMYALVVVLVCTGSDLTLIALSYVLIIRALFRISSKKTHQKALNTCTAHIFVMLMFYPPFIFSSLTHRYGHSIAPHIHIILANLYFVAPPMLNPIIYGAKTKELCDKVCKYSCRR is encoded by the coding sequence ATGGCAGCTTTCAACCTCTCCCGCTTTGACCCTTCAACATTCTTCCTTACAGGCATCCCTGGCCTGGAAGTTGCCCATatctggatttccatccctttctccatGTTCTATGTTATCAGCCTATTGGGAAATTTCACAGTTCTCTTTGTTGTAGGCAAAGAACAGAACCTGCACAAGCCaatgtacctgctgctctgcatgctggcgcTCACAGACATTGGCATGTCTACCTCCGTGGTGCCAaaggcactgtgtatattttggttcaatttgaacAGCATTACTGTGGgtggctgcctcacccagatgttcttccttcATGTGGTTTTTGCTGTACAGTCAGCCGTCCTTGTGACAATGGCCTTTGATCGCTACAttgccatatgtaaccctctgagatacTCCACCATCCTCACCAACGCACGAATAGCTAAGCTCGGGCTAGTGGGTTTgataagagctgttctcttcattctgcccctgcccctgctcctgagtAGGCAGCCATTCTGTGCCAACCGCATTATCCCCCATACGTACTGCGAGCACATGGCTGTCGCACAGATTTCATGTGGGGATACCACCGTCAACAGGATGTACGCCTTGGTGGTAGTGCTTGTATGCACTGGGTCAGACCTGACGCTCATTGCCCTGTCCTATGTTCTGATCATCAGGGCCCTCTTCAGAATATCCTCAAAGAAAACCCACCAGAAAGCCCTCaacacctgcacagcccacatTTTTGTGATGTTGATGTTTTATCCTCCCTTCATCTTCTCCTCTCTGACACACCGGTATGGTCACAGCATTGCTCCCCACATTCACATCATCTTGGCCAACCTCTATTTTGTTG
- the LOC102936331 gene encoding putative olfactory receptor 52P1: MAGINLTHSVPSSFILTGIPGLEAEHLWMSIPFSTFYIIGMLGNFTLLFVIGKEQTLHKPMYLLLCMLALTDIGTTTSIMPKALFIFWFNLKVITVGGCLTQMFFLHAVSALHSAILMAMAFDRYVAICHPLRYATILTNTRIAMLGLMGLIRAVLLVLPLPLILSRQPFCANRIIPHTHCEHIAVVKMSCADTTVNRTYGLMVAFVVMGSDLMLIAVSYSLITRAVLRISSRKAHQKALNTCTAHICVMLTSYTSVLFTILTHRFGQAIPPHVHIILADLFFLVPPVLNPIIYGVKTKELRDKVGKYTCRR; encoded by the coding sequence ATGGCAGGAATCAACCTCACACACTCTGTCCCTTCATCATTCATCCTAACAGGCATCCCTGGCCTGGAAGCTGAGCACCTATGgatgtccatccctttctctacATTCTACATTATTGGAATGTTGGGAAATTTCACACTTCTGTTTGTCATAGGCAAAGAGCAGACCCTGCACAAGCCaatgtacctgctgctctgcatgctggcacTCACAGACATTGGCACGACTACCTCCATCATGCCGAAGGCACTGtttatattttggttcaatttaaAAGTTATTACTGTGGgtggctgcctcacccagatgttcttccttcATGCGGTTTCTGCTCTGCACTCAGCCATACTCATGGCTATGGCCTTTGATCGCTACGTTGCCATATGTCACCCTCTGAGATACGCCACCATCCTCACCAACACACGCATAGCTATGTTAGGGCTCATGGGTTTGATAAGAGCTGTTCTCCTAGTACTTCCCCTGCCCCTGATTCTAAGCAGGCAGCCATTCTGTGCCAACCGCATTATCCCCCACACGCACTGTGAGCACATAGCTGTGGTGAAGATGTCGTGTGCGGACACCACTGTCAACAGGACATATGGCTTGATGGTGGCCTTTGTAGTCATGGGGTCAGACCTGATGCTCATTGCCGTGTCCTACAGTCTGATCACCAGGGCCGTCCTAAGAATCTCCTCCAGGAAAGCCCATCAGAAAGCCCTTAATACCTGCACAGCCCACATCTGTGTGATGCTGACATCTTATACGTCCGTCCTCTTCACCATTCTGACACATCGCTTTGGTCAGGCCATCCCTCCCCATGTTCACATCATCTTGGCTGACCTCTTCTTCCTTGTCCCTCCCGTGCTCAACCCTATCATTTAtggggtcaaaaccaaagagcttcgtgACAAAGTGGGCAAATACACCTGCAGAAGGTGA
- the LOC119565273 gene encoding putative olfactory receptor 52P1, which translates to MAAFNLSPSAPSTFILAGISGLEAAHVWISIPFSVFYIICLLGNCMVLFVVGKEQTLHKPMYLLLCMLALTDIATSTSVVPKALCIFWSNLRGITVGGCLTQMFFLHAVSVMQSAILVTMAFDRYIAICKPLRYATILTNARIANLGLLGLIRTVLFVLPLPLLLSRQPFCANHIIPHTYCEHMAVAKMSCGDITVNRTYGLVVTFVVLGLDLWLVVFSYSLITRAILRISSKKAHRKALNTCTAHICVMLMSCTFFLFSTVTHRFGQGIAPHVHIILANLHFLVPPMLNPIIYGVKTKELRDKMGKYTCRR; encoded by the coding sequence ATGGCAGCTTTCAacctctccccctctgccccttcaACATTCATCCTTGCCGGCATCTCTGGCCTGGAAGCTGCTCACGTGTGGATATCCATTCCTTTCTCTGTGTTCTACATTATCTGCCTGTTGGGAAATTGCATGGTTCTGTttgttgtaggcaaagagcagaccctgcacaagccgatgtacctgctgctctgcatgtTGGCACTCACAGACATTGCCACGTCTACCTCAGTCGTGCCAAAAGCCCTGTGTATATTTTGGTCCAATTTGAGAGGCATTACTGTGGgtggctgcctcacccagatgttcttccttcATGCAGTTTCTGTTATGCAGTCAGCCATCCTCGTGACAATGGCCTTCGATCGCTACATTGCCATATGTAAACCTCTGAGATACgccaccatcctcaccaacgCACGAATAGCTAACCTCGGGCTTTTGGGTTTGATAAGAACTGTTCTCTtcgtcctgcccctgcccctgctcctgagcaggcaGCCATTCTGTGCCAACCACATTATCCCCCATACCTACTGCGAGCACATGGCTGTGGCAAAGATGTCCTGTGGGGATATCACAGTCAACAGGACGTATGGCTTGGTAGTCACATTTGTAGTCTTAGGGTTAGACCTGTGGCTCGTTGTCTTCTCCTATAGTCTGATCACCAGAGCCATCCTCAGAATCTCCTCCAAGAAAGCTCATCGGAAAGCACTCaacacctgcacagcccacatCTGTGTCATGCTGATGTCTTGtactttcttcctcttctccacTGTAACACACCGCTTCGGTCAGGGCATTGCTCCCCACGTGCACATCATCTTAGCCAACCTCCACTTCCTCGTCCCCCCCATGCTCAACCCAATCATTTAtggggtcaaaaccaaagagcttcgtgACAAAATGGGCAAATACACCTGCAGAAGATGA